The following are encoded in a window of Corynebacterium argentoratense DSM 44202 genomic DNA:
- a CDS encoding sensor histidine kinase has translation MANELLLAVAAAIVTGMLGALVTVRIARKSLRWASILSPLAVVGSIAAGLTVGIHFMVIEGQSVVLLILAATMPVALVLGVGMSMKAQQVAAQSLAEIEKERRQREVEEGRRELITWLSHDLRTPLAGIKAMGEALEDGVAPDPGRYYRMIVAEAERTNEMVSSVMSLAGLQTSSEEVNHELVSLSDLASDLVGQLTPLAQARRSRLLLECDSNVDVHGDPHLLSRAMQNIVANAIQYSGEESTITVSVRSTQEGAAFEVLDQCGGLSADALSNMFHVGWRGSVARTPSAHGGGSGLGLPIVQMVAEAHQGTVSVRNDGDGCRVTVELPERR, from the coding sequence ATGGCTAACGAACTGCTCCTGGCCGTAGCCGCCGCAATAGTTACCGGCATGCTCGGCGCCTTGGTGACCGTGCGGATCGCGCGAAAAAGCCTACGGTGGGCGTCAATTTTGAGCCCACTGGCAGTCGTTGGTTCGATCGCTGCAGGCCTCACAGTCGGTATTCATTTCATGGTGATCGAGGGGCAGAGCGTTGTCCTACTCATACTCGCTGCCACTATGCCTGTGGCACTCGTGCTCGGGGTGGGCATGTCAATGAAAGCACAACAGGTGGCTGCTCAGTCATTGGCGGAGATCGAGAAAGAACGACGCCAACGCGAGGTTGAAGAAGGCCGTCGAGAGCTGATCACCTGGCTTTCACACGATTTGCGCACCCCACTAGCTGGGATTAAGGCGATGGGCGAGGCTTTAGAAGACGGTGTGGCCCCCGATCCGGGGCGCTACTACCGCATGATTGTCGCTGAAGCCGAACGAACAAACGAGATGGTCAGCAGCGTGATGTCGCTGGCCGGCCTGCAGACATCTTCTGAGGAAGTCAACCATGAGCTCGTATCTCTGAGCGACTTGGCATCCGATCTGGTGGGGCAGCTGACCCCGCTCGCTCAAGCTCGACGGTCGCGTTTGCTCCTCGAATGTGACTCCAACGTCGACGTCCATGGCGACCCGCACTTGCTCAGCCGAGCGATGCAAAACATCGTGGCGAATGCGATCCAATACAGTGGCGAAGAATCCACCATCACGGTCAGCGTGCGTTCCACACAAGAAGGCGCTGCATTTGAGGTGCTTGACCAGTGCGGCGGGCTTTCAGCGGATGCGTTGAGCAACATGTTCCATGTTGGTTGGCGGGGCAGTGTGGCACGCACACCGTCGGCACACGGCGGGGGTTCCGGCTTGGGCCTGCCGATAGTCCAAATGGTGGCCGAGGCGCATCAAGGAACGGTCAGTGTTCGCAATGATGGGGACGGGTGCCGCGTGACAGTGGAATTGCCAGAAAGACGATAA
- a CDS encoding alpha/beta fold hydrolase has translation MNYTSTWDDLAEVAFDQGYIEAGGYRTRYLHAGTSDKPTLFMLHGITGHAEAYARNLAAHSEHFNVYAIDFIGHGYSSKPEHPLEIKHYIEQVLAIMDELGVEKAYFSGESLGGWTTARLAQLHPERVERIVLNTMGGTMANPQVMERLYTLSMQAAEDPSWERVKARLEWLMADPSMVTPDLIRTRQRIFEQPNWKMACEMNMALQDMEIRKRNMLSDDDLRQIEVPALVLWTTKDPSGPVDEGRRIADLIPNGQLAVMEECGHWPQYEDTETFNKIQLDFLLGRND, from the coding sequence ATGAACTACACCAGCACTTGGGACGACCTAGCCGAGGTAGCTTTTGACCAGGGCTACATCGAAGCAGGCGGATATCGCACGCGTTACCTCCATGCAGGCACCTCCGATAAGCCAACTCTGTTCATGCTTCACGGGATCACCGGACACGCCGAAGCGTACGCACGAAATCTCGCTGCTCATTCAGAGCACTTCAACGTGTACGCGATTGACTTCATCGGCCACGGTTACTCTTCGAAGCCGGAGCATCCACTGGAGATTAAGCACTACATCGAACAAGTGCTGGCAATCATGGATGAGCTGGGGGTCGAAAAAGCGTACTTCTCAGGCGAATCTCTTGGTGGCTGGACCACCGCCCGCTTGGCGCAACTGCACCCAGAGCGTGTCGAGCGCATTGTCCTCAACACCATGGGCGGCACTATGGCTAACCCACAGGTGATGGAGCGTCTTTACACATTGTCTATGCAGGCAGCAGAAGATCCAAGCTGGGAACGCGTTAAGGCCCGCCTTGAGTGGCTGATGGCAGACCCAAGCATGGTTACCCCAGATCTCATCCGCACCCGTCAGCGCATCTTCGAGCAGCCAAATTGGAAAATGGCTTGCGAAATGAACATGGCATTGCAGGATATGGAGATCCGCAAGCGAAACATGCTCTCCGATGATGATCTGCGACAGATCGAAGTGCCAGCTTTGGTTTTGTGGACAACTAAAGACCCGTCTGGCCCGGTAGACGAGGGGCGCCGCATTGCTGATCTGATCCCTAACGGTCAGCTTGCCGTGATGGAGGAGTGTGGCCACTGGCCACAGTACGAGGACACCGAAACCTTTAATAAAATCCAGCTGGACTTTCTGCTGGGTCGAAACGACTAG